GGGCCTAATGCTGCGAGCTTATCGAGCACCGCCACGCGCATATGTACCCGCAGCTGTGCGCCCGCTTTAAAGCTTGAACGCTCTCTGGCAAATGCCAGTACACCTCTAAAAATAGTCAGCAGTAGCAGTAACCAGAAGTGGTCAGTAAAAACAGATTTTGGCAGCTCATCAATAATAATACCTTGGAGTATGGTGGCGATGAGCCAGGCCTGACACATCAAGCTAATACCGGTTAACACCCCGAAGAGAATCGACAAATTTAAGTAATAACCACAGGCTGATTTTTGCAGTTTTAGCCAGTGAGTGAGCTTTTTCTCTACGGTTTTATCCATTGGGTCCCAGATTTACTGTACATGACAGATAAGCTTAATAAATTAACGGAGTAAGACGACTGAAGAAGTGTGAGTATCGCAAGCATTAACCGCAGAATAAAACGCCAGTTACTTATTTGCTATGAGACTCACAAAAATTGAGCTAGATCAAAAAACAGGGTAGGTATTACTCAACACCATTACTAGTGATAAGTCACTTTTAGCCACAAAAAAACCGCGAAAGCAGTGCTTATCGCGGTTAATGTTATCTGTTGCTTACATTAAGTGTTATAACACTTAGCAAGTTAGCCTTGCTATTAACGCTCTGCGTCTGAACCGTAATCAAGGTTATCGTCATCAGAATTTCTTTCAGATGCCGCTTTTTCATCACGAGCACTGCGCCATACATCAGCTGCAAGCTCTTTCTCTTCAGCAGCTTTATTACGCTCTTCACGTCCCTTAGCTTTACGTTCGTTACGCTTAACAAGGTTTTCTAAGAATGATTTCAGCTCAGTTTCGCCCCATGCTATCGCCTCAGCTTCAGTTTCAAAACCTTTTTGGGTTTTTGAAACGACAATTTTTCTAGCTGATTGACGACGAGTGATCTGGCCAGTCCAAGTTGTTTTATCTTCAACAACGCGAAAATCATACTTCTTTGTTTGTGTCATGTTACTTATTTTCCTAACAATAATCGTAATACTTTGAGCTTAATGCGTAAATGATCCAGCTCAATCAATAAGTAGCAGCAATCGCTTTTGCTTTGCAGCTACCTTCAATATTCTTTCAGCGTAATCGCGTCTAATTGTCTTACCAAATCATAGTCGTTAATACCATGTCTGACTCATCAATTCACCTATTCGCTACTACTTCAGTTTACTGCCCATCTCGAATTCACATAGTTTACATGTGAGTTTATACCCAAGCATAGACTTTCTACCGCCAGTGCTTGTCACCCAACCACGGTCTTCCCAAGGTGGACGATGGCGCACATGCTGCTTATGACCACAAGCTAACTCTGCAACCCAATGTTGTTCATCATCTTGATGATAATTAATAATGGCTTGTAGCAAGGCTTACACCTTCAATTGGCCAAAAGGGATTGGCTAAGTTTGGGTTGAGGTCGATAGACAAACTTTCAGGGGCGCGAGATTAACACGTGCGGACTCGAAACAACATCTTTTAAACGACTAAAAATCACACAATTGCAAAGTTTAGCTCAATTAGTTGATTTTCTCAGCGCTGAAGTCGTGTTTATTGCTAGCGTCAGCCGCTCAAAAATGGCGATTCACTGCCATACTCTAGAGGATGGAGATTATAGGGCTACTGTTTATTAAATAGCGCTTTTTAGGCAGATCCTGTAAGCTGCACGCCCGCCAGCATTAGCCGGCCCTTCTATAAACTGCAGTCAGCGCGCTTTACGCCAGCTTGGCTGGTCTAAATGAGATCTATCTATGAGTTTTGCTTCACTGGGCTTATCAGCCCAAATTTTGAAAGCTGTCGCCAGTAAAGGCTATGACACTCCATCTCCAATTCAAGCACAAGCTATTCCAGCGGTACTTGAAGGTAAAGACGTCATGGCTGCCGCCCAAACCGGAACAGGCAAAACAGCAGGCTTCACTTTGCCGCTGTTAGAACTTCTTTCAAAAGGCACCAAAGCGCCTGCAAAACAAGTAAGAGCCTTAGTATTAACCCCTACCCGCGAACTTGCGGCTCAAGTGGGTGAAAGCGTTGAAGTATACGGCAAGAATTTACCTCTTAAATCAGCGGTTATTTTTGGTGGTGTGGGTATTGGCCCGCAAATATCCAAGCTTAGCCGCGGTGTCGACATTCTAGTCGCAACGCCGGGTCGTTTACTTGACTTGTATAATCAGCGTGCGGTTAACTTTAGTCAGCTTGAAGTACTCGTATTAGATGAAGCCGATCGCATGCTAGATATGGGCTTTATCCACGATATTAAGAAAATCCTTGCTGTTTTACCTGCTAAACGGCAGAACTTAATGTTCTCTGCGACCTTCTCAGATGATATTCGCAAGCTAGCTAAAGGCTTGGTTAACAATCCGGTAGAGATCTCAGTAACACCTCGTAATGCTACAGCCAATACCGTAAAGCAGTGGATCTGCCCGGTCGATAAAGGCCAAAAAGCAGCTGTACTGGTCAATCTTATCAAGCAACATGACTGGCAACAGGTACTGGTTTTCAGCCGTACTAAACATGGCGCCAACCGTCTTGCAAAAAGCCTAGA
The Shewanella sp. KX20019 DNA segment above includes these coding regions:
- a CDS encoding DUF3622 domain-containing protein, which encodes MTQTKKYDFRVVEDKTTWTGQITRRQSARKIVVSKTQKGFETEAEAIAWGETELKSFLENLVKRNERKAKGREERNKAAEEKELAADVWRSARDEKAASERNSDDDNLDYGSDAER
- a CDS encoding DUF3565 domain-containing protein, encoding MLQAIINYHQDDEQHWVAELACGHKQHVRHRPPWEDRGWVTSTGGRKSMLGYKLTCKLCEFEMGSKLK
- a CDS encoding DEAD/DEAH box helicase — encoded protein: MSFASLGLSAQILKAVASKGYDTPSPIQAQAIPAVLEGKDVMAAAQTGTGKTAGFTLPLLELLSKGTKAPAKQVRALVLTPTRELAAQVGESVEVYGKNLPLKSAVIFGGVGIGPQISKLSRGVDILVATPGRLLDLYNQRAVNFSQLEVLVLDEADRMLDMGFIHDIKKILAVLPAKRQNLMFSATFSDDIRKLAKGLVNNPVEISVTPRNATANTVKQWICPVDKGQKAAVLVNLIKQHDWQQVLVFSRTKHGANRLAKSLDAKGITAAAIHGNKSQGARTKALAEFKSGAVRVLVATDIAARGLDIDQLPQVVNFDLPNVPEDYVHRIGRTGRAGATGQAVSLVSDEEVKLLRDIELLIKQNLERRVIEGFEPTHKLPETDLTGKSHGQNKGPRNSNSRGSNQRRGNSSGKPANRSQGSGQQNSAGKVEHKDGQRSGEAARGHKPNDKNPRHARSSKPGSAPLSGQRRSRRNESGPQG